Proteins encoded together in one Leptidea sinapis chromosome 43, ilLepSina1.1, whole genome shotgun sequence window:
- the LOC126977021 gene encoding E3 ubiquitin-protein ligase TM129, with protein MDIMITLFYALFSFCVVYPPSEFVAAGFTITQIFDNFLGSESTNFIKYHMKRITITSLIHASLPLGYVCTLWCCGERGEWMPASALGAAIIPMIMLFQIILWWEHDKSKHPVVRALKPYVNQATGSDWRILAADFNIEFHRVDKVLLPLNSVSKVIATQNWLIKVTPYNVNIVKQLDCSLVATAADTHNLSPSGEDEVQYVNVEVIPSRDDVKRFSFRMSNTALRELQPRLMRPMRVPESISLIPPLIERFVEVFKTNIAKNPMYYYDNDEVEQCIGCMQNQADVKIVNRCEPAQPGPADGQRPQPPCSPCNCRVLWCASCMARWWATRGPDAPAQWLSSRGSCPVCRATFCLLDVSFACSRSIAPPAVQH; from the exons ATGGATATAATGATAACACTTTTCTACGCTTTATTCTCTTTTTGTGTCGTGTATCCACCTTCAGAGTTTGTGGCAGCTGGCTTTACAATAACTCAAATTTTTGATAACTTCCTTGGTTCAGAGAGCACAAATTTTATAAAGTACCACATGAAAAGGATAACTATCACATCTCTTATCCATGCATCGTTACCGCTCGGATACGTTTGCACGCTGTGGTGCTGCGGTGAGCGCGGGGAATGGATGCCAGCCTCAGCACTTGGGGCTGCAATAATTCCTATGATTATGctgtttcaaataatattatggtggGAGCATGATAAAAGCAAGCATCCGGTTGTACGAGCTTTAAAACCGTATGTGAACCAAGCCACTGGGAGCGATTGGAGAATTTTAGCTGCTGATTTCAATATTGAGTTTCACAG AGTGGATAAGGTTTTGCTACCTCTGAACAGTGTTAGCAAAGTGATAGCCACCCAAAACTGGTTGATAAAAGTAACGccatataatgtaaatatagtaaAACAACTAGACTGTTCTCTGGTTGCCACGGCT GCTGATACACACAATCTATCACCAAGTGGAGAAGATGAAGTGCAATATGTGAATGTAGAGGTTATACCTTCCCGTGATGATGTCAAGAGGTTCAGTTTCCGGATGTCAAATACTGCACTAAGAGAACTGCAGCCAAGGTTGATGAGGCCAATGAGAGTTCCAGAAAGTATCTCCCTGATCCCACCACTTATAGAGAGATTTGTGGAGGTTTTTAAGACCAACATAGCAAAGAATCCTATGTATTACTATGACAATGAT gAAGTAGAGCAATGTATTGGTTGCATGCAGAACCAAGCAGATGTGAAGATAGTCAACAGATGTGAGCCGGCGCAGCCCGGGCCCGCTGACGGCCAGCGACCGCAGCCCCCTTGCTCGCCGTGTAACTGCAG AGTGCTGTGGTGCGCCTCGTGCATGGCTCGCTGGTGGGCCACGCGAGGGCCCGACGCGCCGGCCCAGTGGCTCAGCAGCCGGGGCTCGTGTCCCGTCTGCCGCGCCACCTTCTGTCTGCTGGACGTCAGCTTCGCCTGCAGCCGGAGCATCGCCCCGCCTGCTGTTCAACACTGA
- the LOC126977143 gene encoding uncharacterized protein LOC126977143: MKHFVKTTTLHGFKYLCAKCYYDRAGWAVGCLASACCAAVLCTVVWARYLQMPALLTLRELRAHHASVLMPLVAVCPPADTVATLMARRLVDIPVPKRSQLEINKVLTLALQCSDEVSLYNCDFFTKYDVEEWVEPFALIPGFSYEAQLTFTSVSDSDESGMSNLCVYHQNFSKSKCLLLCMEERCGCLDPLRLTMPGETLALDTCHVQKLNCLRHIRRDDPQCNCLPPCKKVTTGLALVPSKMNALNYSVNPLIAALNNTLATLLTIQVRISGSRMFVVNPTETWITLLSSIGGIFNMFLGVGFFSVVELLFLFLLRLPIAFRRSSEIEQSS, translated from the exons ATGAAACACTTCGTTAAGACGACAACTTTGCATGGTTTTAAGTATTTGTGCGCCAAATGCTACTACGATCG GGCAGGGTGGGCTGTCGGCTGCCTGGCGAGCGCGTGCTGCGCTGCCGTGCTGTGCACTGTGGTGTGGGCGCGCTACCTGCAGATGCCGGCGCTGCTGACGCTGCGGGAGCTGCGCGCGCACCACGCGAGCGTGCTCATGCCGCTGGTGGCCGTGTGCCCGCCCGCCGACACCGTGGCCACGCTCATGGCCAGACGCTT GGTTGATATCCCCGTTCCAAAGAGATCacaattagaaataaataaagtattaactCTGGCACTGCAATGCTCGGACGAGGTTTCACTGTACAACTGTGAT TTTTTCACCAAATACGATGTCGAGGAGTGGGTGGAGCCGTTCGCGTTGATTCCCGGCTTTAGCTACGAGGCTCAGTTGACCTTCACGTCGGTCAGCGATAGTGATGAGAGCGGAATGAGTAATCTCTGTGTTTATCATCAAAACTTCTCCAAGAGTAAGTGTTTG CTCCTGTGTATGGAGGAGCGATGCGGGTGCCTGGATCCGTTACGGCTGACAATGCCCGGGGAGACTCTTGCGCTCGATACTTGTCACGTCCAGAAGTTGAATTGCTTGAGACATATTAGGAGAG ACGATCCTCAATGTAACTGCTTACCTCCGTGCAAAAAAGTCACAACTGGTCTCGCACTAGTGCCAAGCAAAATGAATGCCTTGAATTACTCTGTGAACCCGTTGAT CGCTGCATTAAACAATACATTGGCAACACTTTTGACTATCCAAGTGAGAATCAGTGGCTCTAGAATGTTTGTAGTTAATCCAACTGAAACTTGGATTACTTTGCttt caTCCATTGGGggaatttttaatatgtttctAGGCGTAGGTTTCTTCAGTGTGGTTGagcttttatttttgtttttgttgcgGTTGCCAATCGCTTTTCGACGATCCAGTGAAATAGAACAATCAAGTTGA